From a region of the Mycolicibacterium sp. MU0050 genome:
- the ilvA gene encoding threonine ammonia-lyase IlvA: MSAELSQAPRVTPSSPPLSGADVEAAAKRISGVVSPTPLQYSDRLSQLTDARVYLKREDLQTVRSYKVRGAYNMLLQLTPEELAAGVVCSSAGNHAQGFALACRSMGIQGRIYVPAKTPKQKRDRIRYHGGDFIELIIGGKTYDMAAEAALADARSTGATLVHPYDDVRTMAGQGTIAVELLDQLDGEPDLVVVPVGGGGCISGITTYLAERTTATSVLGVEPAGAASMVAALAEGHPVTLEHVDQFVDGAAVARAGALPFAALSCAGDRVSITTVDEGAVCTAMLDLYQNEGIIAEPAGALSVAGLLETDVMPGATVVCLISGGNNDVSRYGEVLERSLVHLGLKHYFLVDFPQEPGALRRFLDEVLGPNDDITLFEYVKRNNRETGEALVGIQLGSAADLDRLMARMQSSESHVELLEPGSPTYRYLT, encoded by the coding sequence GTGTCCGCTGAACTGAGTCAAGCACCACGGGTGACACCGTCGAGCCCCCCGCTGAGCGGGGCCGATGTCGAGGCGGCGGCCAAGCGAATTTCCGGCGTGGTGAGCCCGACCCCGCTGCAATACAGCGACCGGCTGTCGCAGCTGACCGATGCCCGGGTCTACCTCAAGCGCGAAGACCTGCAAACCGTCCGGTCCTACAAGGTGCGCGGCGCCTACAACATGCTGCTCCAGCTGACGCCCGAGGAGTTGGCCGCCGGTGTGGTGTGCTCCTCGGCCGGCAACCACGCGCAGGGCTTCGCCCTGGCCTGCCGGTCGATGGGCATCCAGGGCCGGATCTACGTACCGGCCAAGACCCCGAAGCAGAAGCGTGACCGCATCCGCTATCACGGCGGAGACTTCATCGAGCTGATCATCGGCGGCAAGACCTACGACATGGCGGCCGAGGCCGCGCTCGCCGACGCCCGCAGCACCGGCGCCACCCTGGTCCACCCGTACGACGACGTGCGCACCATGGCCGGCCAGGGCACCATCGCCGTGGAACTGCTCGATCAGCTCGACGGCGAACCCGACCTGGTGGTGGTGCCCGTCGGCGGCGGCGGCTGCATCAGCGGCATCACCACCTACCTGGCCGAGCGCACCACCGCGACCTCGGTGCTGGGGGTCGAACCCGCCGGCGCCGCGTCGATGGTCGCCGCGCTGGCCGAGGGGCACCCGGTGACGCTCGAGCACGTCGATCAGTTCGTCGACGGCGCGGCCGTGGCCCGCGCGGGTGCCCTGCCGTTCGCGGCGCTGTCCTGCGCCGGCGACCGGGTATCGATCACGACGGTCGACGAGGGTGCGGTCTGCACCGCCATGCTGGACCTGTACCAGAACGAGGGGATCATCGCCGAACCCGCCGGCGCACTGTCGGTGGCCGGCCTCCTCGAGACCGACGTCATGCCGGGTGCAACGGTGGTGTGCCTGATCTCGGGCGGCAACAACGATGTGTCCCGCTACGGCGAGGTGCTGGAACGCTCGCTGGTGCATCTGGGCCTCAAGCACTACTTCCTGGTCGACTTCCCGCAGGAGCCGGGGGCGCTGCGCCGCTTCCTCGACGAGGTGCTGGGCCCCAACGACGACATCACGCTCTTCGAGTACGTCAAGCGCAACAACCGGGAGACCGGGGAGGCGTTGGTCGGCATCCAGCTGGGGTCGGCCGCCGACCTGGACCGCCTGATGGCGCGGATGCAGAGCTCGGAGAGTCACGTCGAGCTGCTCGAGCCGGGCTCGCCGACCTACCGCTACCTCACCTAG
- a CDS encoding nitroreductase family deazaflavin-dependent oxidoreductase, whose product MPLEGEYAPSTLDWSRENAEEYMSSGGTKGTELRGMPVVLLTTVGAKTGKLRKIPLMRVEHNGEYAIVASLGGAPKHPVWYYNVKANPLVELQDGTISADYHAREVFDDERRLWWDRAVAAFPDYADYQTKTDRQIPVFVLTPA is encoded by the coding sequence ATGCCGCTTGAAGGAGAGTATGCGCCGAGCACGCTGGATTGGTCCCGGGAAAACGCCGAGGAGTACATGAGCTCGGGCGGGACCAAGGGCACCGAGTTGCGGGGGATGCCGGTGGTGTTGTTGACCACAGTCGGAGCCAAGACCGGCAAGCTGCGCAAGATCCCGTTGATGCGGGTCGAGCACAACGGCGAGTACGCGATCGTGGCGTCGCTCGGCGGCGCCCCCAAGCATCCGGTCTGGTACTACAACGTCAAGGCGAATCCGCTGGTCGAGCTGCAGGACGGCACTATCTCGGCGGACTACCACGCCCGTGAGGTCTTCGACGACGAGCGTCGGCTGTGGTGGGACCGGGCCGTCGCCGCCTTCCCGGACTACGCCGACTACCAGACCAAGACCGACCGGCAGATCCCGGTGTTCGTCCTCACCCCCGCCTAA
- the dnaE gene encoding DNA polymerase III subunit alpha, giving the protein MGTSDGFVHLHNHTEYSMLDGAAKIKPMLAEAQRLGMTAIGMTDHGNMFGASQFYNEAKDAGIKPIIGVEAYIAPASRFDTRRITWGDPSQKSDDVSASGAYLHMTMVAENARGLRNLFKLSSLASFEGQLGKWPRMDAEIIAEHAEGIIATTGCPSGEVQTRLRLGHNQEALEAAAKWREIFGPDNFFLELMDHGLSIERRVRDGLLEIGRKLGIRPLATNDCHYVTKDAARNHEALLCIQTGKTLSDPNRFKFDGDGYYLKSAAEMRELWDGEVPEACDSTLLIAERVTPYDEVWTPVDRMPVFPVPEGHDQGSWLRHEVHAGLRRRFPDGVAQEYTDRAEYEIDVICGKGFPSYFLIVADLINYARSIDIRVGPGRGSAAGSLVAYALGITNIDPIPHGLLFERFLNPERPSAPDIDIDFDDRRRGEMVRYAADRWGSDRVAQVITFGTIKTKAALKDSARVNYGQPGYAIADRITKALPPPIMAKDIPLSGITDPTHERYKEAAEVRGLIDTDPDVRTIYETARGLEGLVRNAGVHACAVIMSSEPLIDAIPLWKRPQDGAIITGWDYPSCEDIGLLKMDFLGLRNLTIIGDALENIKSNRGIDLDLESLPFDDAATYELLSRGDTLGVFQLDGGPMRDLLRRMQPTEFNDIVAVLALYRPGPMGMNAHNDYADRKNGRQQIKPIHPELEEPLREILSETYGLIVYQEQIMFIAQKVASYTMGKADALRKAMGKKKLEVLEAEYKGFYEGMTANGFSEGAVKALWDTILPFAGYAFNKSHAAGYGLVSYWTAYLKANYPSEYMAGLLTSVGDDKDKAAVYLADCRRLGITVLPPDVNESSLHFTSVGTDIRFGLGAVRNVGANVVSSLIETRTQKGHFTDFSDYLNKIEVSVCNKKVTESLIKAGAFDSLKHARKGLFLIHTDAVDSVLGTKKAEAMGQFDLFGGGDGDGAEGSDPVFTIKVPDEEWDDKHKLALEREMLGLYVSGHPLDGVAHLLAAQVDTALPAILDGDVPHDAQVQVGGILASVNRRVNKNGLPWASAQLEDLTGGIEVLFFPQTYSMFGADVADDTVVLLKAKVAVRDDRRSLIVHELVVPDFSNAQIDRPLSVSLPTRQCTIDKVTALKQVLARHPGTSQVHLRLISGERITTLELDQSLRVTNSSALMGDLKALLGPGCLGG; this is encoded by the coding sequence ATGGGCACTTCGGATGGCTTCGTTCACCTGCACAACCACACCGAGTACTCGATGCTGGACGGCGCCGCCAAGATCAAGCCGATGCTGGCGGAGGCGCAGCGCCTCGGGATGACCGCGATCGGCATGACCGACCACGGCAACATGTTCGGCGCCAGCCAGTTCTACAACGAGGCCAAGGACGCGGGCATCAAGCCGATCATCGGCGTCGAGGCCTACATCGCCCCGGCGTCGCGCTTCGACACCCGCCGGATCACCTGGGGTGACCCCAGCCAGAAGTCCGACGACGTGTCGGCCAGCGGTGCGTACCTGCACATGACGATGGTCGCGGAGAACGCCCGGGGGCTGCGCAACCTGTTCAAGCTGTCCTCACTGGCGTCGTTCGAGGGGCAGCTCGGCAAGTGGCCGCGGATGGATGCCGAGATCATCGCCGAGCATGCCGAGGGCATCATCGCCACCACGGGCTGTCCGTCCGGCGAGGTGCAGACCCGGCTGCGGCTCGGGCACAACCAGGAGGCCCTCGAGGCGGCCGCCAAGTGGCGCGAGATCTTCGGACCGGACAACTTCTTCCTGGAGCTGATGGACCACGGGTTGTCGATCGAGCGCCGGGTCCGCGACGGCCTCCTGGAGATCGGCCGCAAGCTCGGGATCCGGCCGCTGGCGACCAACGACTGCCACTACGTCACCAAGGACGCCGCGCGCAACCACGAGGCGCTGCTGTGCATCCAGACGGGCAAGACGCTGTCGGACCCGAACCGGTTCAAGTTCGACGGCGACGGTTACTACCTCAAGTCCGCGGCCGAGATGCGCGAGCTGTGGGACGGCGAGGTGCCCGAGGCGTGCGATTCGACGCTGCTGATCGCCGAACGGGTCACCCCGTACGACGAGGTCTGGACGCCGGTCGACCGGATGCCGGTGTTCCCGGTGCCCGAGGGCCACGATCAGGGATCGTGGCTGCGGCACGAGGTGCACGCCGGGCTGCGCCGCCGCTTCCCGGACGGCGTGGCCCAGGAGTACACCGACCGCGCCGAGTACGAGATCGACGTGATCTGCGGCAAGGGCTTCCCGTCGTATTTCCTCATCGTGGCCGACCTGATCAACTACGCGCGGTCCATCGACATCCGGGTCGGTCCCGGGCGTGGCTCGGCCGCGGGGTCGCTGGTGGCCTACGCGCTGGGCATCACCAACATCGACCCCATTCCACACGGGCTGCTGTTCGAGCGGTTCCTCAACCCCGAGCGGCCGTCGGCCCCCGACATCGACATCGACTTCGACGACCGTCGCCGCGGGGAGATGGTGCGCTACGCCGCCGACCGGTGGGGCAGTGACCGGGTCGCCCAGGTCATCACCTTCGGCACCATCAAGACCAAGGCCGCCCTGAAGGACTCGGCCCGGGTCAACTACGGCCAGCCCGGCTACGCCATCGCCGACCGGATCACCAAGGCGCTGCCGCCCCCGATCATGGCCAAGGACATTCCGCTGTCCGGGATCACCGATCCCACCCATGAGCGGTACAAGGAGGCCGCCGAGGTCCGTGGGCTGATCGACACCGACCCGGACGTGCGGACCATCTACGAGACCGCGCGCGGACTCGAGGGGCTGGTCCGCAACGCCGGCGTGCACGCCTGCGCGGTGATCATGAGCTCCGAACCGCTCATCGACGCCATCCCGCTGTGGAAGCGGCCGCAGGACGGCGCCATCATCACCGGCTGGGATTACCCGTCCTGCGAGGACATCGGCCTGCTGAAGATGGACTTCCTGGGCCTGCGCAACCTGACGATCATCGGCGACGCGCTGGAGAACATCAAGTCCAACCGCGGCATCGACCTGGACCTGGAATCGCTCCCGTTCGACGACGCGGCGACCTACGAATTGCTTTCCCGCGGAGACACTCTCGGCGTGTTCCAGCTCGACGGCGGGCCGATGCGCGACCTGCTGCGGCGCATGCAACCCACCGAGTTCAACGACATCGTGGCCGTGCTGGCGCTGTATCGGCCCGGTCCGATGGGCATGAACGCCCACAACGACTACGCCGACCGCAAGAACGGTCGCCAGCAGATCAAACCGATCCACCCCGAACTCGAAGAGCCGCTGCGCGAGATCCTGTCGGAGACCTACGGCCTGATCGTCTATCAAGAGCAGATCATGTTCATCGCGCAGAAGGTCGCCTCCTACACCATGGGCAAGGCCGATGCGCTCCGCAAGGCCATGGGCAAGAAGAAGCTCGAGGTCCTCGAGGCCGAGTACAAGGGCTTCTACGAGGGCATGACCGCCAACGGGTTCTCCGAGGGCGCGGTGAAGGCGCTGTGGGACACCATCCTTCCGTTCGCGGGATACGCGTTCAACAAGTCGCACGCCGCGGGTTACGGCCTGGTGTCCTACTGGACGGCCTACCTGAAGGCGAACTATCCCTCGGAGTACATGGCGGGATTGTTGACGTCGGTGGGCGACGACAAGGACAAGGCGGCGGTCTACCTGGCGGACTGCCGGCGCCTCGGCATCACCGTGCTGCCGCCGGACGTCAACGAATCCAGCCTGCACTTCACCTCGGTGGGCACCGACATCCGGTTCGGGCTGGGCGCGGTGCGCAACGTCGGCGCCAACGTGGTTTCCTCGCTCATCGAAACCCGCACGCAGAAGGGTCATTTCACCGACTTCTCGGATTACCTGAACAAGATCGAGGTGTCGGTCTGCAACAAGAAGGTGACCGAGTCGCTGATCAAGGCGGGCGCGTTCGACTCGCTCAAGCACGCCCGCAAGGGGCTGTTCCTGATTCACACCGACGCCGTCGATTCGGTGCTGGGGACCAAGAAGGCCGAGGCGATGGGTCAGTTCGACCTGTTCGGCGGCGGGGACGGCGACGGCGCCGAGGGCAGCGACCCGGTGTTCACCATCAAGGTGCCCGACGAGGAGTGGGACGACAAGCACAAGCTGGCACTCGAACGCGAGATGCTCGGCCTGTATGTGTCCGGGCACCCGCTCGACGGTGTCGCGCACCTGCTGGCCGCCCAGGTCGACACCGCGCTGCCGGCGATCCTGGACGGCGATGTGCCGCATGACGCGCAGGTTCAGGTGGGCGGGATCCTGGCCTCGGTCAACCGGCGCGTCAACAAGAACGGATTGCCCTGGGCCTCTGCGCAATTGGAGGATCTCACCGGCGGTATCGAGGTGCTGTTCTTCCCGCAGACCTATTCGATGTTCGGCGCCGATGTGGCCGACGACACCGTGGTCCTGCTCAAGGCGAAGGTCGCCGTCCGCGACGACCGGCGGTCGCTGATAGTGCACGAGCTGGTGGTACCGGACTTCTCGAACGCCCAGATCGACCGGCCGCTGTCGGTCAGCCTGCCCACGCGCCAGTGCACCATCGACAAGGTCACCGCGCTCAAGCAGGTGCTGGCGCGGCACCCGGGGACATCTCAGGTGCACCTGCGGCTGATCAGCGGCGAACGGATCACCACGCTGGAACTGGATCAGTCGCTGCGCGTGACGAACTCCTCGGCGCTGATGGGAGATCTCAAGGCACTACTCGGTCCGGGGTGCCTCGGGGGCTGA
- a CDS encoding class I adenylate-forming enzyme family protein: protein MHSPAHILGHAAERFGDKTALVTADRTLSYRELDEAADAVAHGLVERGVRPGQTVSLYSPNRWEWIVTYHGALKAGAVVNPVNVMLTRDELAYVLRDCSATAVFAGGEQAEWIRDLAKDLPELRAVVAFGEAPAGTTPFETLLTPRPDRPGIPIPGPTEPSTIGYTSGTTGHPKGAVQSHRAVLTNCALTATMHGRGADDVVVTALPAPHVYGNVAINSTFLTGGTVVLMSRFEPAAALRLIEQHRATMFEGVPAMYAMMLADPALAGTDLSSLTRCTVGGQTFPVATLEKWEAVSGVRLIELWGMTEIAGLGLTHAVHAPPVPGSVGVALPGVQVRVADLTDSALDAPTGEPGELMVRGPIVMLGYHDNPAATAETIEPDGWLHTGDIATMDDTGHVFIVDRRKDMIISGGYNIYPAEIERVLSAHPDVALVAAGPVPDAVKGELPCAYVVRVPGSTVTEEELADFAGTRLAAYKRPRLFCFVDALPTTSSGKVMRRALAALRADTQSDTPESVGGTS from the coding sequence GTGCACAGTCCCGCGCACATACTCGGACACGCCGCCGAAAGATTCGGCGACAAAACAGCTTTGGTGACCGCCGACCGCACGCTGTCGTATCGCGAACTCGACGAGGCGGCCGACGCCGTCGCGCACGGGCTCGTCGAACGCGGCGTGCGACCCGGCCAGACCGTGTCGCTGTACTCCCCGAACCGATGGGAGTGGATCGTCACCTACCACGGCGCCCTGAAGGCCGGGGCCGTGGTGAATCCGGTCAACGTGATGCTGACCCGCGACGAACTGGCCTATGTGCTGCGGGACTGCTCGGCCACCGCGGTGTTCGCCGGCGGCGAGCAGGCCGAGTGGATCCGCGACCTGGCGAAGGACCTGCCCGAGCTGCGGGCGGTCGTCGCCTTCGGGGAGGCGCCGGCCGGGACCACCCCGTTCGAGACGCTGTTGACGCCGCGCCCCGATCGTCCCGGGATCCCGATTCCCGGGCCGACGGAGCCGAGCACCATCGGGTACACGTCGGGGACCACCGGTCACCCCAAGGGCGCGGTGCAGAGCCATCGCGCGGTGCTGACCAACTGCGCGCTGACCGCGACGATGCACGGGCGCGGCGCCGACGACGTCGTCGTGACCGCGCTGCCGGCCCCGCACGTCTACGGCAACGTCGCGATCAACAGCACCTTCCTCACCGGGGGCACGGTGGTGTTGATGTCGCGGTTCGAACCCGCGGCCGCGTTGCGCCTCATCGAGCAACATCGCGCGACGATGTTCGAGGGCGTGCCGGCCATGTACGCGATGATGCTGGCCGACCCGGCCCTGGCCGGCACCGACCTGAGTTCGCTGACCCGTTGCACGGTCGGCGGGCAGACGTTCCCGGTCGCCACGCTGGAGAAGTGGGAAGCCGTCTCGGGGGTCCGCCTGATCGAACTCTGGGGCATGACCGAGATCGCCGGCCTCGGGCTCACCCACGCCGTGCACGCTCCGCCGGTACCGGGCTCGGTCGGGGTGGCGCTGCCCGGCGTGCAGGTCCGCGTCGCTGACCTGACCGACAGCGCCCTCGACGCGCCCACCGGGGAGCCCGGGGAGCTGATGGTGCGCGGTCCCATCGTGATGCTCGGTTACCACGACAACCCGGCGGCCACCGCCGAGACCATCGAGCCCGACGGCTGGCTGCACACCGGCGACATCGCCACCATGGACGACACCGGCCACGTCTTCATCGTCGACCGGCGCAAGGACATGATCATCTCCGGCGGCTACAACATCTATCCCGCGGAGATCGAACGCGTGTTGTCCGCGCACCCCGATGTCGCCCTGGTGGCCGCCGGGCCGGTGCCGGACGCGGTCAAGGGCGAACTGCCGTGCGCGTACGTGGTGCGGGTCCCGGGCAGCACGGTCACCGAGGAGGAACTCGCCGATTTCGCCGGGACCCGGCTGGCCGCCTACAAGCGGCCGCGGCTGTTCTGTTTCGTCGACGCGCTGCCCACCACGTCGTCGGGCAAGGTGATGCGGCGCGCGCTGGCCGCGTTGCGGGCGGACACGCAGTCCGACACGCCCGAGAGCGTCGGAGGTACGTCCTAG
- a CDS encoding NAD(P)/FAD-dependent oxidoreductase yields the protein MSTQTARNDATLPAETRIVIVGAGMAGLGAAFRLLAAGIEDFVVLERADRVGGTWRDNDYPGCAVDIASAYYSYSFAPKHDWSHSFARQPELLAYLEDLATTPAVAERLYFDCGLESAHWDEERGRWHVETPRGTISAQLLVPAVGILNRPTAPDVPGLDSFAGKVFHTTEWDHDYDLRGRRVAVIGTGSTASQVIPAIAPEVGHLTVFQRSAGWVLPRIDWKVSRLEKALMKRFPVLMRARRWRQHWTRELFLFPVLLNPGRKLIVVEALLRLFFRAQVPDPQIRAKLLPKDRFGCKRPILSSDYLRTYMRDNVELVTEPITEIRPHAVVTADGREHPVDALVLATGFKPYEWVDAARVVGREGKTLDHDWREHGARSYLGGAVHGFPNLFYVVGPNTAVFTSILFVIEQVIEHFVRTVQEMDRHGLRVIEARADAQDEFGTEMTDRLDGTVWTSGCSSWLLHETKHNPTLWPGDTTEIVGRLRHFDALAYDVTPAEDGSTDLPRVPQYL from the coding sequence ATGAGCACACAGACCGCACGCAACGACGCGACGCTGCCCGCCGAAACGCGGATTGTCATCGTCGGAGCCGGGATGGCGGGACTCGGCGCGGCGTTCCGGTTGCTCGCCGCCGGCATCGAGGACTTCGTCGTCCTCGAACGCGCCGACCGGGTCGGGGGGACCTGGCGGGACAACGACTATCCCGGTTGCGCGGTCGACATCGCCTCGGCGTACTACTCGTACTCGTTCGCGCCCAAGCACGACTGGTCGCACAGCTTCGCCCGGCAGCCCGAGCTGCTGGCGTACCTCGAGGACCTCGCGACCACCCCCGCGGTGGCCGAACGGCTGTACTTCGACTGCGGACTCGAGTCGGCACATTGGGACGAGGAACGCGGCCGCTGGCACGTCGAGACCCCGCGGGGGACGATCTCCGCGCAGTTGCTGGTGCCGGCGGTGGGCATCCTCAACCGACCGACCGCCCCCGACGTTCCCGGCCTGGATTCCTTCGCCGGCAAGGTTTTTCACACCACCGAATGGGATCACGACTACGACCTGCGTGGTCGCCGCGTCGCGGTGATCGGCACCGGGTCGACGGCCTCGCAGGTGATCCCCGCCATCGCGCCGGAGGTCGGTCACCTGACCGTCTTCCAGCGGTCGGCGGGCTGGGTGTTGCCGCGCATCGACTGGAAGGTCTCCCGCCTGGAGAAGGCGCTGATGAAGCGCTTCCCCGTGCTGATGCGGGCGCGCCGGTGGCGCCAGCACTGGACCCGGGAACTGTTCCTGTTCCCGGTTCTGCTCAACCCCGGCCGTAAGCTGATCGTCGTCGAGGCCCTGCTGCGCCTCTTCTTCCGCGCACAGGTACCCGATCCGCAGATCCGGGCGAAGCTGCTGCCCAAGGACCGGTTCGGCTGCAAACGCCCGATCCTGTCCAGCGATTACCTGCGCACCTACATGCGGGACAACGTCGAGTTGGTCACCGAGCCCATCACCGAGATCCGCCCGCACGCCGTGGTCACCGCCGACGGTCGGGAGCATCCGGTGGATGCGCTGGTGCTGGCCACCGGCTTCAAGCCCTACGAGTGGGTCGACGCCGCCCGCGTGGTCGGCCGCGAGGGCAAGACCCTCGACCACGACTGGCGCGAACACGGCGCCCGGTCCTATCTCGGCGGCGCGGTGCACGGTTTCCCGAACCTGTTCTACGTCGTGGGCCCGAACACCGCGGTGTTCACCTCGATCCTGTTCGTCATCGAACAGGTCATCGAGCACTTCGTCCGAACCGTCCAGGAGATGGACCGGCATGGGCTGCGCGTGATCGAGGCGCGCGCCGACGCGCAGGACGAGTTCGGCACCGAGATGACCGACCGGCTCGACGGCACGGTCTGGACCAGCGGTTGCAGCAGCTGGCTGCTGCACGAGACCAAGCACAACCCGACCCTGTGGCCCGGCGACACGACCGAGATCGTCGGCAGGCTGCGGCATTTCGACGCACTCGCCTACGACGTCACGCCCGCCGAAGACGGGTCGACCGACCTGCCTCGGGTCCCGCAGTACCTCTGA
- a CDS encoding alpha/beta hydrolase, producing the protein MNNSGPDASPMVLIHGFSGSWRHWVPVVPALEEHHRVHVARLAGHARGPQLPEGVPVSVSALADQLERDLDRAGITRAHLVGNSLGGWLSLELAARGRALSVTALAPALGWEPRGRHLLPLRLKLQVARKVFAAIGPYAEFVLRSHRIRHLLLSAAMAHSDRISIVEAAAFVRDNLRCNIYFELMEPILTTDHQLGSIDCPVTIASCEKDGLIPYQPYGLRFPKLVPQAEFITLPDVGHVPMFDDPDLVARTVLDVAAAADAQHDANHSVTRSNA; encoded by the coding sequence GTGAACAATTCCGGGCCCGACGCCTCCCCGATGGTGTTGATCCACGGGTTCAGCGGCAGCTGGCGCCATTGGGTGCCGGTCGTGCCGGCGCTCGAGGAACACCACCGCGTCCACGTCGCCCGACTGGCCGGCCATGCCCGCGGACCGCAGCTCCCCGAGGGCGTCCCGGTGAGCGTGTCCGCACTGGCCGACCAGCTCGAACGCGACCTCGACCGGGCCGGGATCACCCGCGCCCACCTGGTCGGCAACTCGCTGGGCGGCTGGCTGTCCCTCGAACTGGCCGCGCGCGGGCGCGCCCTGTCGGTGACCGCGCTGGCCCCGGCGCTGGGCTGGGAACCGCGGGGCCGGCACCTGCTTCCGCTGCGGCTCAAGCTGCAGGTGGCCCGCAAGGTGTTCGCCGCGATCGGCCCCTACGCCGAGTTCGTGCTGCGCTCCCACCGGATCCGGCACCTGCTGCTCAGTGCCGCGATGGCGCACAGCGACCGCATCTCGATCGTCGAGGCCGCGGCATTCGTCCGCGACAACCTGCGCTGCAACATATATTTCGAGCTGATGGAGCCGATCCTCACCACCGATCACCAGCTCGGCAGCATCGACTGCCCGGTGACCATCGCCTCCTGCGAGAAGGACGGCCTGATCCCCTACCAGCCCTACGGGCTCCGGTTCCCCAAGCTGGTCCCCCAGGCCGAGTTCATCACCCTGCCCGACGTCGGCCACGTACCGATGTTCGACGATCCTGATCTGGTGGCCCGCACCGTGCTCGACGTCGCGGCCGCCGCCGATGCCCAGCACGATGCCAACCACTCAGTGACGAGGAGCAACGCATGA